Proteins found in one Pempheris klunzingeri isolate RE-2024b chromosome 6, fPemKlu1.hap1, whole genome shotgun sequence genomic segment:
- the LOC139203122 gene encoding cornifelin homolog A-like — protein MAEPPKNWDSGLFDCFEDASTSLGLRIGIRNRYGIKGSICKDILASCFCGWCSWCQMHRELKARKAKTTIIVNMQPGPLNAPVPGVVIQQGIMMAPH, from the exons ATGGCGGAACCGCCGAAAAACTGGGACTCTGGCCTCTTCGACTGTTTTGAGGACGCAAGTACTT ctttaGGTCTGAGGATTGGCATTCGAAACAGATATGGTATCAAG GGTTCTATCTGTAAGGACATCTTggcttcctgtttctgtgggtgGTGCTCCTGGTGTCAGATGCATCGTGAGTTAAAAGCTCGCAAGGCAAAGACCACTATCATCGTCAACATGCAGCCTGGTCCTTTGAACGCGCCCGTCCCTGGGGTTGTGATCCAGCAGGGAATTATGATGGCTCCACACTGA
- the ttc22 gene encoding tetratricopeptide repeat protein 22 has protein sequence METANTQDIESLMEDMYYIPGHFHLDLNLNCDPAGPVKLRLRDTYLKQESLRGELEAESGYLQYGVRNLLGLLAFHLEQLDSAEEVFRSICKEDPGNLNAWANLGYVYDKLGRDLDGAECVEKVSHLMGLNAGEASQEEARLLAARCLAEQAYVYPYDVELDSEDDLRERLTAALTLYNRALDYGGQLIPKEEKRSWYFKMATVYIRLDDIVKTKEDSEYSRLSHYNKGLKLLKETLESEKTQHKALAWCYVGIMLERKEEFTTVPMSIHDCGFSASEPLSCYGTAINLASDDAFTLNLLAKVFFLLGKHEMATGICNMALNVLPDPEINWQAYCTRAKINMKLYIRDLEKAKHGHAGIPDRQRLTETRKDLDKVLTVRPCLRTHLEMAQVYYYMGVDALQESLLVDEGAVNSALVSLSLALQFELGDSLPDLHMLRGRCLLLKGEEQNAAECFIQAVELERPGSTDTTALRCLLQALLSLFMQGGPDPSPAITQLERWVQKAEERYPGDFVKAELRWLYRTHTAEVTELSRALIKTGRLDLVRRLLETVVPKQMAKKRPMAKSFSLT, from the exons ATGgagacagcaaacacacaggacaTTGAGTCTCTCATGGAGGACATGTACTACATCCCCGGCCACTTCCACCTGGACCTCAACCTCAACTGTGATCCTGCTGGGCCTGTGAAGCTGAGACTCAGGGACACTTACCTAAAACAGGAGAGCCTACGAGGCGAGCTAGAGGCTGAATCCGGATATCTACAGTACGGCGTCCGAAATCTGCTGGGTCTGCTGGCTTTTCACCTCGAACAGCTGGACTCGGCTGAGGAAGTATTCAG AAGCATTTGTAAAGAAGACCCTGGTAACCTCAATGCCTGGGCCAACCTGGGCTACGTATATGACAAGCTGGGCAGAGATCTGGATGGGGCGGAGTGTGTGGAGAAAGTGTCCCACCTTATGGGCTTAAATGCAGGAGAGGCGTCTCAGGAAGAGGCCAGGCTCCTGGCGGCTCGCTGCCTGGCTGAGCAGGCCTACGTGTATCCCTACGACGTGGAGCTGGACAGTGAGGACgacctgagagagagactgacggCAGCGCTGACACTTTACAACAGAGCCCTGGACTATGGGGGTCAGCTG attccAAAAGAGGAAAAACGAAGCTGGTATTTTAAAATGGCAACCGTCTATATAAG ACTGGATGACATAGTAAAGACCAAAGAGGACTCTGAGTACTCCAGACTCTCTCACTACAATAAAGGACTGAAGCTTCTCAAAGAAACGCTAGAatctgagaaaacacaacacaaag CTCTTGCCTGGTGTTACGTCGGCATCATGttggagaggaaggaagagttCACCACTGTGCCCATGTCTATACATGACTGTGGCTTCTCAGCCTCTGAGCCTCTATCCTGCTATGGAACT GCCATAAACTTGGCCAGTGATGATGCATTCACCCTGAACCTTCTGGCAAAGGTCTTCTTTCTGCTGGGCAAACATGAGATGGCCACAGGGATCTGCAACATGGCCCTAAACGTGCTCCCCGATCCAGAGATCAACTGGCAGGCCTACTGCACCCGCGCAAAG ATCAATATGAAGCTCTACATCAGGGATTTGGAGAAGGCGAAACATGGTCACGCTGGAATCCCTGACCGACAAAGGCTAACTGAGACCAGAAAAGACTTGGACAAGGTCCTGACTGTCCGTCCATGTCTGCGTACTCACCTAGAGATGGCGcag GTGTACTACTACATGGGTGTGGATGCACTCCAGGAGAGTCTTTTGGTGGATGAGGGTGCAGTGAACAGTGCGCTGGTGAGTCTGTCCCTTGCCCTGCAGTTTGAGCTGGGTGACAGCTTACCCGATCTCCACATGCTCAGGGGACGCTGCCTCCTGCTGAAGGGTGAGGAGCAGAACGCCGCAGAGTGCTTCATACAGGCCGTGGAGTTAGAGAGACCGGGAAGCACAGACACCACAGCGCTGCGCTGCCTCCTGCAGGCCCTCCTGTCTCTGTTCATGCAGGGGGGCCCTGACCCCAGCCCTGCCATCACCCAACTGGAGCGGTGGGTGcaaaaggcagaggagaggTACCCTGGGGACTTTGTGAAGGCCGAGCTGAGGTGGCTTTACAGGACTCACACAGCAGAGGTCACAGAGTTATCCAGGGCTTTGATCAAGACGGGTAGACTGGACCTAGTCAGGAGGCTACTGGAAACTGTGGTGCCTAAACAAATGGCTAAGAAGAGACCGATGGCAAAGTCTTTCTCCCTCACATGA